The genomic interval TGGGGAAAATACCAGTGGTAATTATTACAATAATGCCAGCACTGTTTCTCTACCCTCTTTTATAATATCACCTAGCACAGGAAAATGTAAAAGGTTCTTTAAGAACTATGCAGGAGAGGTAAGATAATGTCATTGATAAAACAACTTCAAAAGGAACGACGATAATAAAGGATGGGAAACTGGAAAAGCTACCTGCTTGGCTCCATCTAGGCTAGAACCCTTTGGCCTTCCAATCCAGAGCAGAAAGGCATACTTGGACATGCTCTTCCAGTTGCAGCTGACCTAGGTTTCGAGATCACTGTCACTTTGTATCCCTTTTTCTCCAAGGGATTCTTTGCTCCTTAAGATCTGCTAGAGTAACTTCATGCATAAATTATTCCCTAAGGCAGCGTCTGTCCATGTATTTGGTTTAAAATAACCACTTAAATAAAGTGCTCTGGGTGATGTTTTTctatgtgtgttttttaaagaaaagcgtAACACACTAAACCAGTTATGTCAAGATGATCCAACTTAGGAGGGAGCAATTACAGGTGCAGATGTGCAAGAATCACTTAGATCATCAGTAGTACTGGGGAAGGTTTGTGTGGAGAGAGAACGATCATAAAACTCATGCAGTCATCCAGGTAAGAAAAGTATGGAATTTCACACAAGGAACACCTGAGGTCTCATTCCTATTGCACTTCAAACAACAaaacattccttttctttccccaaagcaaGGACAAACATTCACCTGATTCAGAACCACAACACGTAAACCTGTACcacacaaaaacacaaaatatgcCTGCCTGTGGTCTCCTCCTCCTTAGGCAGATCAAATCAAGGGACTACCCAAAGAATGGGGTCAAAACCCCCAAAGATACCCAAAGATTAGGTTGAATCAAAAACCATACATGCAATCAGAAATTGTAGCATTTGAAGTTtgccaagaagaaaagaaaaaagtactcaACAAGTATGTTACATGTAACACATACACAAACCAATGCCAAACCCATAACTGGTAATACTATTTCTCACAACAAAGCTTCATGCTTGCTATCAAACAGTCCAATGTTGAGAACAGTAATCCTACATATCATTATTAATGAAGGATGCcacttaaaatatgttttctcctACAAAAGGAAACATACTCCCCTAAAGAATGCCAAGTTCTCAAATTCTTTAGAATGTGCATATgcttcacacacacacccagaaTGAAGTGAAACTTGTGAACTAAGTGGAAAATCATGGCAAACATGACTATGCATAAGCTAGCTCATTTCTTCCTGTCAATATGCATACACTCTCAACAGTGTGAAGAAGTGTAAAGAACTTTGGTGGGCACGACACTATATACCGACTGtatatttctttcaaatctgTAGTGCTGGTTTGAGCCAAATCTTAAGGATCTGCCGGATCAATTGATTATTTGAACTTCAGAATTTAAATAATGACATATCGAGTCAGAACAACGCTTCACCTAGTACCAACACTCTGACTGACACAATGAGTATGCTATTTAGGAAGAACATGCAAGCCTGACCACTCTCTGTGGTCCATCCCTTTTCCCAGCATCCACAGTCACAGTATTACAGATGTTAAAAGATCTGTTCCTGCCTATTCCATTTAGCATCTGTTTTGGACATGTTATTTGTGAATCAATCCAATTGTTTTTTGAATCTACTGATACTATCGGTCTCCACTGCCTCCTGAGACAACAAAACCCAGAAGTTCACTACTCGCTCTGAAATGACTGCTTCCTTTTACCTGCAGAGTCAAAAAACCTTGTCTTTCAGTAATACTCTGTATGAAGCACACAGAAAGCTTCTCATTTACTGCTGCTAATTTTATTGCATCTGTGAGTACAGGAAGATTTGAAAGACTCAATGTATTCAGGGAGAGGCAATACCTTTTGTTAAACCAGAAAAGCTTTCAGGACTTGGTGAAGAAATTGCGTACCCAAAAGCTTGCCTGCTTTTCCCAGTTGTATCAGTTGATCTAAAGCCAAATGCATTCCCCCACAAGCCTAGCAACTATGTATTCTAGGAATTAACTCAGTTCACCCTGAGACTTGGGTAAGGTTCATTTTATCACCATTTAAGTATTCTTGAACACAAATACATGATAATATCTAATTGCTTTAATTAAATCCAGAAAAACATATGCACAAGTAACCAAATTTTGATCAGATATGTGGAAAGCTAGATTGTTTTTCCTCCTGACTCTTCACCAAGTGAAATAAGGTTTCAAAACTGCAAAAACATATGGAAAGATATAAAGCAATGTAACTGTTCCGCTGACATTTAATGAAAGGGATACAGACGCTTCAGTCATCATGCTTACAACCAACAGAGCTGTAACTGAACTGTTtaacttcccttttctctttattttacctGCCATGTCTCGAACTCCTGCTTGTAGCTTCATAAGGCTCATCAACCTCATATATGCCAGGGTTGGGGTCTTCCACACTGCTGGAACTCTGCCAttcaaaacacagatttttacCAGCACCCATAGCAAAAGGCAGGTTCTCATACTCTGGTATTTCCTCATAGTGACGCACATTCTCATATTCTGGAGCACAATTACTTGTTAAAGAATTGAAATGCATTTGTGACAAATGCTCTCCTGAAAGCACATGCCCATCTAAAGACTCCATCCTTTGATTACTTCGCATCTCAGGTTGGCTTCTGTTTCTCTGCCTCTTCTTCTGTAATGCCGGACTACTTATTTCTATGGAACGTGCCTTGGCAGATTTAGCTTTCCTTTCACTACCTATGGATACCATATTACGGTTGTTACCATTTCCATACCCTTCCTCGGCAGAAAGGCTAGCAATAGCACTATCCATTGACTGGCTGCCTTTAGATAGAAATCTATGGAAGTCACTTTTCATTAAGCAAATTGACAGTTTCATATTGAGAAactttttcaaactgtttttcttctgagggTCTTTGCAAGGCTTATCTGTCCTTTCCATGTCCACTGAAGAGAGAGATTTGGCTCTAGGCTTGGTCACAACAGGTGAGTGGTTGAAGCTTGTAGCAACATTAGCAGTTTTTAACGATTCAGAATTTCCTGAAAATGGAAGAATAGGATGAGGTAACTTCCAGACTGGTTTCTCAGAAGAACGTTTGGGTATATCACAGGAAGACAGTAGTCCTTGCTCTTTGGCTGGTGTGTGCGTGAAGTGAGTTCCTTCCAGAACGCTGTTTGATTTTTTATCTTCACTGGACGTGTAAGAACTTTTTTCAACAAGCTCCGCTGATGCAGCTTTTTTCAATAGTCCAGCAGCTGGTAGGCTGTGCCTCTGTGGTTTCTTAGGAACAATTTTTGGAGAACTTTCATCCTTTATTTTAACTTCTTTATCTTCCATGTTTTGTGGGGAAACATGGAGGCTACTGGAAGTAGGTGAATGCTGACTGCCAGTTAGTTTGAGTTGCTTTGGCAAACTCATGGACAAAGTATCACATCTGATAAAGTTAGTCCTTTTGTCCACAGCATCTAGCGTACTAGCATCTTCTGCCATTTTATCCATGGAGTTAACTACATTAAGGTCTTTCTCTAAAGAGCATTCAACGTTTTCTACCAAATTAGAAATTTTATGTGACATCTGAGGCAAAAGATTTTGTGATGTTGACTCTTCAGTATCAGCAGGTTCCTTCACCTGATGCATTTTCTCTGCAACATTTTGAGTTATCTCAGATTTTTCAGGGTGAAGCACTTCTGTGTTATTGTTGTAAGAAACACTCTGACCAAGGATGTTAATTTTTGCTGGCTTTTTAAAGCTGTGATCAGAAGGCCCAAAGGAATCATTCTCTGAATTAGATGGTTCCTTTGTTCCTTCTCCTGTGGTGTCTATGCCATCCTGACGGACTAGACAGGCAGTACGCGGCTTTCTTGGTTTAGGAATTGGATGCATTTTTGAGCTCACTGCTGAACATgtttcagaagaaagagaagtcttTTCTGTATCTGCTTTCATACACATTTCACCTGAAAACATAATATTGCtacttaacttttctttttccaggatgTCCTGGTCCAATGAACAAGAGCAACTGTGGTTATTTTCAATCAAACTAGGACAAGTTTCAGACATCTCAAACTCATCAGCAGTGAGCTTACTGTCAGTATTTTGTTGCCTCCTTTTAGCTCcctcaaaagaaaatgaagactgtACAAGTTCCATAGACTCTGTTTTAACATTGTTCTTAGAACTGCTGTTATTCCCTCTGTCAAGTTTGTCTGCATACTTGTGCCTCACAGGACTGCTGTTAGGGAAGATGTTCTGTGTTAGAGCATCTTTAAGCTTCTCTTCCAGAATGCTGGCTTTCAAAACTACCTGATTTCTATTTGCCAGTTTTTCATTGTGACCGTCTcccagggctagtgcagtttgtTCACCTACTTTGATGTTCTCCAAGTTTTCAAAATGTTCAAAAATTATCTGAGTTTTACAAGTGTTCTCCCCATTTCCAAGCTTATGAAAGCAATCAAATTTGCAAGATGACATTGGTAGAATATATGCTGTGTTATCAGTACTCTCCTCTGAGGCTTCATTTTTATAGTTCAAGTGGTCTAGTGTTGAAGAAGAATCTCCTCTCTGTTCCTCTAAGCTTTTCGTGCCTTTTCTCACAGACAATGGAGGTCTAACTTCCACAGCGGACGAGCTCTTGAGAACTTTTGGCTTTGGTGCAATTGCTGGCTTAGTTTTCCTCGTTGATTGTATAACACCAGGAAGTATAACATCAGGCTTCGGTGCAACAGGTGGAGGTGTCGTCTTCTGTCCCACAGCAAATTTTGGTTTGGGGGCCACCGGTGGCTTCTTAATTTCTAGGAAGGTTGGAAAACAAAGATGTTAGTCACCATCATCCCGTAGAACAACTTCACCTGCCACTCTAGTACTATTAGAAGATTTGTAACATTTAAATCACCTAAACTACATAGAGGATACTGGCAtttgtatgcatatatttttatcctgaaagtatttctcctttccctactttttttttttttttttttttttacactagcAGCCTTTCTGCCTTTTAATAGGCCTAATCAAGGAGTGTAGAGAAAAAATCTTCCAGGATAacttgcttcttaaaaaaattgTCTAACTTCACAAAAATGTGTGTCCTTGCTCAGATACTGAAGCACAATGctaaggaaaacagaagtagATTAACCTGGTTTGCAATCTGAACTatcataacatttttaaaagtggtGAAAATAATGTTAAGTACCTACTATATAACAGTCACAATTATAACAGACAGCTAAGGTAATTAGCAGCATAGTTTAGTCCCTTTCCCTATTACCTTTGGAAATGTTTATCCTAAAAATCCCCTCTCCTCTTATTTTCAAACAATATTTAGACAGACTGCTGTACCATCTGTAAAACTGGACTTTGTCAGCAGTTAAGTGAAATGGGTCCTATGGTGTGAGGTCAATGCAACAATCTGTAGCAAGTGAGTACCTTCcaactttaaaagtaaaatgttacTTCTGTGCATCTTATAAAATTGCTCTTCCCAAAATGTTATTATCTGAACTAGAAGCAGCTACCACTGGTATGACTTATGATCCACTTGATAGCATTAGATAACAAATCCCAAGGAGAGCAGAAGGCAGAAAGGTGAGAGCAAGAAGAACTTGGGGTCTGTAGTTTTTTGACCCCTCCcttgcgtgcatgcgtgtgtgtgtgcgcatgtgcacgtgcttgtttctggttttgtttttggtttttgttttaagatatgCCTGAGTAACAATGCAAGAGACTATTTATGACCACTGCATATGGTGGAAAAAGAATTTGAGATTTCTACGGGTTCTCATTGATCTTGACATATGAAGGCTGATTTATATAAtaaacaagatttttcttttgttctttataaTTACCTCTCTATTTATTACCTCTATTTAGAATAGTATCAGGAAGTCATACACACTTTAAAGCAAATTCTCACAAAACCATGCTAATTAATGATTCACATGCAAAGGGACTGCCTAGGCCATTGATTAAAAATTTCAGTATTCCTTTTGAACTGTGCTGGGGTGGGTTTGTTGTTGgtgttatttattttaagatgtaCAACTATAACCTAATCTCTATCCTAGAAATATGAGAATAAGGTAGCAggcttggggtttttcttttttctttctttctttcttttttttttaaagaaaactagatttaaaaaaaaaaaaaaaaaaaagaagcagatgcaCTCAGATGCAAGTATTTCCCAAACACTAATCCGTGCCTCTAAGGAGGCTGCAAGAAACAATGTCTTTACTATAGAAACAGGAAAACCATGTTTTTCTAGGACATGAATCATTAAACTGTATCCAGACTGACTCCACTTAGCCTTAGAACAGCAGTCCTTGATGCAATTATGTTAGCAAAGGGGTAAACCTGATGGCAGAGGCAATTTCTGAGGCATTTTGCAAGAGAGAATGCAGTATTTCTTTCAAAAGGTACAGCACCACATAATCAAAATGACAGTCAACAGTGGCAGAGCTATCAGTTACTGCAAAGGATGCACCACCTTCTGTTTCCTGTCCAAAGACAGAGATTTCCCCTACCACAAACTGCAAGTCAATAGTTTGCCAGGGAAGAAAATTAACCATTTGGATGGGCAACCACTCATCCTTAATAGCAGAAGAAAGATTTCTTGTATACTCAGATTCATGCAATGCAATTGACTTTTCAGTTGGACAATGAAGTGATTGCAACAGAAGATGAGTTTGTTCtctacagtaaaaacaaacaaagaacgaCCATTTAGTCATGGTACACTACACTGTGGTAGACCTGGGCTGTGTTCAGCCATTTTTATTAAGTTATTAAAGGTCCCTGAACACAGGGGAGAGAGACAGTCAGCTTAGCAATCCTTCCTGATCCCCAAATGAGATAAACTGCAGAAGATTTAGGAGATACAAATATGGCTAGGTAAATGATATCCCATGGAATACTTGTCCCATTCTGCAAAGAGAAGTCTGTGTAGCTCAGAAGTGTCTCTATAGTAGAGCCACCTCATATTTTGGACACCCGTCAAACCAGATTAGCCTGCAGGGCTTTCAACTAGCATTCATTAGAGAGAATTTGAGAGGGCACAATATAACACCATTACCTGAATACAGGACTCAAAACTAAAGCACAAAAGTGTtaacagataaaaagaaaacaaatcagttgTTTATATCTCGACACTGGAaaactgaataatgaaaaaaattggaaaaaaaatcccttctgatAATGTGCAATTCAGTGCGTCTTCTGAAGCCTCACAGAATTTTCAAACGACTTCAGTGTTAAAAGGCACTGGAACAGAGAGAAAAGTCAGGTAAGCTGCATGGTGCATTAAAAATACCACTATCTGTTTGCAAGTTATTGCCAATTTCATCTAGTTTGAAGAGGGGTCAATATATTAACAGGCACATTACAAGTCTCAGTATCAATACAGACCTGCAATAGATAATCAAAACAGAAACGAATATGATGAGCTGccctttcaaaatatatttatgatgcaagagtaaaaaaaaatcgGGAAGAAAGGAACGCATGacaatatttttaacaaatattttaacaaaacatcTTTAAGTTTCTGAAAATACAAGTGATGAacccaagaataaaaaaaatcacagcagctaAGCACGAGTAAATTTATATTAGATTTTGATTGGAATTGCTAATTGAAGTTCAGTTGATCATGACCTAATTTAATTCATCATGTGCAAATCCAAAGCAGTTATACATAATACACTGCTTTAGAAAGGACAATTTCCtatcctgaaaagaaagaaaaccaagaagGCAACTGCTACAAATAAGGGTGTAAGCAATGATCTGAAGTCATACGAGACTGACTTTTCAATAAGTGAAAAGTGGACATAAGCTTCCTTtgtgaaaaacaataaataaaatcaaggaaACGCATGGCATGGTGAGCTCTTTGGGCAACAGGCTTTTTCCTGGTGCCAGGTGCAACTATGCACCTAAGAACTGAGATCGTTGGTTATACTTAGAAGGAGACTAGAAACTGAAGAGAATTTGGAGATCATCATAGATAATTATATGAACTCTACGCAGGCGTGTAGCTAAGGTAGTAAATAATCTTACAATTCACAAGGAGATAACTATAAAAGAGGTAAGtagttgaaaatatttctgtacacAGCAGCTGCCAGACTGCTAGTGACATACTATGTCACATTTTGACATTCTTAAATGAAAACTTGGGAAGAAATCAAGAAATAACTACAAGTATCTTAGGTCTAAAAACCATACCTCTGATCCCAGAAAAGTTCACCCTACTTTAATTTATCCAAGCATTTAACAGGTGAGATGGTAATAgtaaatataattatatacatGTGAAAGATTTCTGATAATGGATGGCTCTTTAATCCAAGAAACAAAGACATAATGAGACCCCATAGCTGAACACTGAATTTTGACAAGTTCAAACTAGAAATagggcttttaaaattattattaaaccaCAGGGATAATTAACTACAGGAACATTTTGCCTAGGGTTGTGGTAGAGTCACCAGCACTTATGGTCAACCTAAAATCACTTTCCGAAATATGTAGCAACTTCACAGGGAATTTTGCATCGGACATTGGATTCTCTGGCCTGTATTACTCAAGGGATTGGAACAGAGAATCACGATGATCCCCCCCACATATCCTTTCCCTGTTACTCTGAGAGGACCCCTGCATCCAGAATAGCAAATGCAAATGCAAGAACAGAGACACAATGTTTTCTTTGCATAAACTGATTAAACTGTTAGGAGTCAAAGAAGCAGTAAGAGCTATCATCTGACTTGCCTGACTAAGCAAAGGAAGAAATCCATAACTAAAACCACTAACAAACTTGCTATCACCAACAGGCAATCTACCGCTCATCTATAAACACCCAATACTAGTTCAGTGCTGAAGAAAAAACTTGATGCGAAAAATTCACCCAACGCCcttcagataagaaaaaaaaaagtggataaaaaAGGGCATTATCTTCCTAACAACAAACAGCCACTAGCACCACCTATGTAGGTCAGTGTATATGCTCTCTTTGCCAGACTTCAGGTCACAGCACAGAGAACAACATTAGTTCCTCTGGTGAATTATCTCCTCCTGTATGTTGAGGAAAAAGTTACACCCATTCTCATCCTGCTGAGTTTCTCGTAACACTTAGTATTGCCTAACCAACAGATACTCCTGCCCTACCTCAAAGACGTTTTAGAGGAGGGCAAGAACACCCTGGAACAACTTACACTCTCAGTGCTATGGCCTTGAAGTGTCCCTGTCTGTTCTTCAGATGATAGGATTTGGCAACTGAGGACCTCACTTAAAGAAGTTTAGATTTCTTCCCCTATGCAACATCATGAATGAGTAAGAGAACAAGTAAGACAGAGCAATTTTAAGCACTCCTATTACCCAGATCTAAAGCCTTTCCTCAAACGTTTATACCATTGCTATCTCGCCCTCCCAGCATTTAGATGCAGGaatagggagggggaaaaaaaagctatatgaGGTTGAACttaggcaaaaaacaaaacaaaaaaaaagtgctaccTCTTCTACAGTAAACCCCACTGCTAATTATTTTACAATGATAAACATTTTACCTCGTTAATTTTATTCCCATGCTTTTGAGGTTCTTTTGAACAACATCTACGCTTGGGAATggcaaaagaacaagaaaatgttATCTTCTTCTGTATCTGTACAAGAAAACAGGGGCACAGAAAACAGGGGCAAAAGGTTTTGGCCAAAGGGAAACAAGTTTGTGATCTCTGACTGATCATCCTAGTTCTCCTttagaaaccaaaccaaaaggcTCTCTATCCAGAGGACAGGAAAACGCAATAGTCCATCTGTCTAGCAACACAGGCTGCTGTGCACATACAACTTCATATTCCAGTCTTTGCAATGCTCCACATGAACAGAAGTCTCTATCCTGATATTCAAAGTCCTCTGTGGGATTGGCTCTATACACACAAGAGGCGTCCCCTTGCCAGGGCCCTACAATCCACCTTGAAGTGGTATTCTTTTGGCACTATGAAACCGTAAGAAGACAGGGTAAAACAATTAATCAATGTGACATGAGAGAAGATTTTTTACACCAGCTCCATCTAAACTTAAGGTACAGCTACAGAAACAAATTAGCATGGGGTAAGGCAAGGACTGAATTTAACAAATCAGCTACTCTATAATAACTGTTCATATGCGTCCTCTTAGGTTACTGCACAGTACATATGGTGGCTTATTCCTAAAAGGTGATCTATTTCACATACACTAGGAAAAGAAGGGAACTGGGCTTGAAACATTGTTACTGCATCGCACCTGGCCTACTGTATACTCACATATCAGCTTACTCATGGTAGCTTGATCACATATGCATACCTTATTCTCAGATAGTTAGGAAATAAATACTGACCATCTTTTAAACTTACCTACCAGGTAACACATTCTTTGCATATACAGCCTACCTCTAAGGAGGTATCCACAGAGCAATCAATCAGCTATTCTTTCTTACAGACACTCTAATAGCAGATTTACTATTCCCGGGATTACTCTCAGCATAAAATACTCCAACTCACAAAACAAGTAACACACTAGTCAGGCTTTGAACAAACATGTAGGCAGAAAGCTAGTTATTGCTGCATGTTTGAAATGTGCATTCAGAGATTAATGTGATGGTAGTTAATATGCTGCACAGAGAGACAGATTCCACAGTATTTTAAAACTCAAGTTCTCTAGCAACCTGAATTTTAATGACTCAAGACAAGATAGTCCAGATCAAACAtagttaatttttgttttcagttatagGAGGAGTGTTTCATCAGATAAACACATCAAAAAAGTATTCTGAgctcattattttatttcctgtaaatgggtttttgcctttgcctttgttttaTCATTACGAGGAGGCTCTAATTTTTTCAGGTGTCACAAtgctaaaaagtaaacaaaaaaaagaatgaatcatGACATCCCGGAAGACAACACATGAAGTTTTTAAAGTACAAGGGAAAAACACTGGCTTCCAAAGCCACTAGGTTTTTAGAAAACATCCTAAAcaaactgcaaaaggaaaagattaatttCCAAATATTGTGTTGTTCAGTGACTTGTTGCAATAAAACAGGAAAATTGGGGATAACTTTAGAGCAAATGCAAGAATAAATAACCTTTTAAGATCATATGTAGAGCTAAAGCTGGGTAACTATAATGAGATT from Struthio camelus isolate bStrCam1 chromosome 1, bStrCam1.hap1, whole genome shotgun sequence carries:
- the FGD6 gene encoding FYVE, RhoGEF and PH domain-containing protein 6 isoform X1; protein product: MSSAEIKKPPVAPKPKFAVGQKTTPPPVAPKPDVILPGVIQSTRKTKPAIAPKPKVLKSSSAVEVRPPLSVRKGTKSLEEQRGDSSSTLDHLNYKNEASEESTDNTAYILPMSSCKFDCFHKLGNGENTCKTQIIFEHFENLENIKVGEQTALALGDGHNEKLANRNQVVLKASILEEKLKDALTQNIFPNSSPVRHKYADKLDRGNNSSSKNNVKTESMELVQSSFSFEGAKRRQQNTDSKLTADEFEMSETCPSLIENNHSCSCSLDQDILEKEKLSSNIMFSGEMCMKADTEKTSLSSETCSAVSSKMHPIPKPRKPRTACLVRQDGIDTTGEGTKEPSNSENDSFGPSDHSFKKPAKINILGQSVSYNNNTEVLHPEKSEITQNVAEKMHQVKEPADTEESTSQNLLPQMSHKISNLVENVECSLEKDLNVVNSMDKMAEDASTLDAVDKRTNFIRCDTLSMSLPKQLKLTGSQHSPTSSSLHVSPQNMEDKEVKIKDESSPKIVPKKPQRHSLPAAGLLKKAASAELVEKSSYTSSEDKKSNSVLEGTHFTHTPAKEQGLLSSCDIPKRSSEKPVWKLPHPILPFSGNSESLKTANVATSFNHSPVVTKPRAKSLSSVDMERTDKPCKDPQKKNSLKKFLNMKLSICLMKSDFHRFLSKGSQSMDSAIASLSAEEGYGNGNNRNMVSIGSERKAKSAKARSIEISSPALQKKRQRNRSQPEMRSNQRMESLDGHVLSGEHLSQMHFNSLTSNCAPEYENVRHYEEIPEYENLPFAMGAGKNLCFEWQSSSSVEDPNPGIYEVDEPYEATSRSSRHGRTSEEHHDHPSVVMGDLQSDEEDIMNSSDEDDDTNSDSSKGELDPQEDKQSKAAGKKTKVYHIAKEIMSSEKVFVDVLKLLHIDFRDAVAHASRQLGKPVIEDRVLNQILYYLPQLYELNRDLLRELEERLSHWLDHQRIADIFVKKGPYLKMYSTYIKEFDKNVALLDEQCKKNAGFASVVKDFEMSPRCASLALKHYLLKPVQRIPQYRLLLTDYLKNLLEESADYRDTQDALAVVIEVANHANDIMKQGDNFQKLMQIQYSLNGHHEIVQPGRVFLKEGTLMKLSRKVMQPRMFFLFNDALLYTTPVQSGMYKLNNMLSLAGMKVKKPTQEAYQNELNIESVERSFILSASSAMERDEWLEAISRSIEEYTKKRITFNPSRSLEEADPEKQEEDSPLGSKAPIWIPDTRATMCMICTSEFTLTWRRHHCRACGKIVCQACSSNKYGLDYMKNQPARVCDHCFRELQKQDNQCTPKSGSPVNHKSPSSALSTVLHSIPSGRKQKKIPAALKEVSANTEDSTMSGYLHRSKGSKKPWKHLWFVIKNKVLYTYAASEDVAALESQPLLGFTVSEVKDENSESRVFHLLHKNTLFYIFKADDPHSAQKWIEAFQEGTIL
- the FGD6 gene encoding FYVE, RhoGEF and PH domain-containing protein 6 isoform X2, which encodes MSSCKFDCFHKLGNGENTCKTQIIFEHFENLENIKVGEQTALALGDGHNEKLANRNQVVLKASILEEKLKDALTQNIFPNSSPVRHKYADKLDRGNNSSSKNNVKTESMELVQSSFSFEGAKRRQQNTDSKLTADEFEMSETCPSLIENNHSCSCSLDQDILEKEKLSSNIMFSGEMCMKADTEKTSLSSETCSAVSSKMHPIPKPRKPRTACLVRQDGIDTTGEGTKEPSNSENDSFGPSDHSFKKPAKINILGQSVSYNNNTEVLHPEKSEITQNVAEKMHQVKEPADTEESTSQNLLPQMSHKISNLVENVECSLEKDLNVVNSMDKMAEDASTLDAVDKRTNFIRCDTLSMSLPKQLKLTGSQHSPTSSSLHVSPQNMEDKEVKIKDESSPKIVPKKPQRHSLPAAGLLKKAASAELVEKSSYTSSEDKKSNSVLEGTHFTHTPAKEQGLLSSCDIPKRSSEKPVWKLPHPILPFSGNSESLKTANVATSFNHSPVVTKPRAKSLSSVDMERTDKPCKDPQKKNSLKKFLNMKLSICLMKSDFHRFLSKGSQSMDSAIASLSAEEGYGNGNNRNMVSIGSERKAKSAKARSIEISSPALQKKRQRNRSQPEMRSNQRMESLDGHVLSGEHLSQMHFNSLTSNCAPEYENVRHYEEIPEYENLPFAMGAGKNLCFEWQSSSSVEDPNPGIYEVDEPYEATSRSSRHGRTSEEHHDHPSVVMGDLQSDEEDIMNSSDEDDDTNSDSSKGELDPQEDKQSKAAGKKTKVYHIAKEIMSSEKVFVDVLKLLHIDFRDAVAHASRQLGKPVIEDRVLNQILYYLPQLYELNRDLLRELEERLSHWLDHQRIADIFVKKGPYLKMYSTYIKEFDKNVALLDEQCKKNAGFASVVKDFEMSPRCASLALKHYLLKPVQRIPQYRLLLTDYLKNLLEESADYRDTQDALAVVIEVANHANDIMKQGDNFQKLMQIQYSLNGHHEIVQPGRVFLKEGTLMKLSRKVMQPRMFFLFNDALLYTTPVQSGMYKLNNMLSLAGMKVKKPTQEAYQNELNIESVERSFILSASSAMERDEWLEAISRSIEEYTKKRITFNPSRSLEEADPEKQEEDSPLGSKAPIWIPDTRATMCMICTSEFTLTWRRHHCRACGKIVCQACSSNKYGLDYMKNQPARVCDHCFRELQKQDNQCTPKSGSPVNHKSPSSALSTVLHSIPSGRKQKKIPAALKEVSANTEDSTMSGYLHRSKGSKKPWKHLWFVIKNKVLYTYAASEDVAALESQPLLGFTVSEVKDENSESRVFHLLHKNTLFYIFKADDPHSAQKWIEAFQEGTIL